The following proteins are encoded in a genomic region of Alosa alosa isolate M-15738 ecotype Scorff River chromosome 10, AALO_Geno_1.1, whole genome shotgun sequence:
- the dyrk3 gene encoding dual specificity tyrosine-phosphorylation-regulated kinase 3 isoform X2 yields MRTDHILNEDADINGHSPAGLPPLPKHSTVNKPMMKDHHGVRTAQMKVKYLYEDAYNRKLNGLAQCNGTTGVTVGNGVPVAVKSQPALSKERSVDSNGSGKSSDTTTTSSSAATTAAATKAAVKPPAGSLTPEQALKQYRQQLTPLEQQEIHSYADVYFLGPNAKKIQAVAGGSNNSGYDDDQGGYIHVPHDHLAYRYEFLKVIGKGSFGQVAKVYDHKLHQHLALKMVRNEKRFHRQAAEEIRILEHLRKQDKTGGLNVVHMLEHFTFRNHICMTFELLSMNLYELIKRNKFQGFSLPLVRKFAHSILQCLEALHRNKIIHCDLKPENILLKQQGRSGIKVIDFGSSCFDHQRVYTYIQSRFYRAPEVILGSRYGMPIDMWSFGCILAELLTGYPLFPGEDEGDQLACMMEILGMPPPKLLEQSKRAKNFINSKGHPRYCSASTLASGAVVLNGTRSRRGKMRGPPGSKEWAAALKGCDDPTFIDFLKKCLDWDPATRMTPMQAMRHPWLYKRLPKPVPTAGVGEKPLVPKRVTEHSTSFPSIMAKVPPAIAPANNKLRTNMMGDSGGSIPLRTVLPKLVS; encoded by the exons ATGCGCACGGACCACATCCTGAACGAGGACGCCGACATCAACGGACACAGCCCCGCCGGACTCCCTCCGCTCCCCAAACACTcc ACTGTGAATAAGCCGATGATGAAGGATCACCATGGGGTTCGCACTGCTCAGATGAAGGTGAAGTACCTCTACGAGGACGCGTACAACCGCAAGCTGAACGGCCTCGCCCAGTGCAACGGCACCACCGGCGTCACCGTGGGTAACGGGGTTCCGGTGGCGGTGAAGAGCCAGCCGGCGCTCTCCAAGGAGCGCAGCGTGGACAGCAACGGCTCCGGCAAGTCCAgcgacaccaccaccacctcctcgtccgccgccaccaccgccgccgccaCCAAGGCCGCGGTCAAGCCGCCGGCGGGGTCACTGACCCCCGAGCAGGCGCTGAAGCAGTACCGGCAGCAGCTCACGCCCCTAGAGCAGCAGGAGATCCACTCCTACGCCGACGTCTACTTCCTGGGGCCCAACGCCAAGAAGATCCAGGCCGTGGCCGGCGGCTCCAACAACAGCGGCTACGACGACGACCAGGGGGGCTACATCCACGTGCCTCACGACCACCTGGCCTACCGCTACGAGTTCCTCAAGGTCATCGGCAAGGGCAGCTTCGGCCAGGTGGCCAAGGTGTACGACCACAAGCTGCACCAGCACCTGGCGCTGAAGATGGTGCGCAACGAGAAGCGCTTCCACCGGCAGGCGGCCGAGGAGATCCGCATCCTGGAGCACCTGCGCAAGCAGGACAAGACGGGCGGCCTCAACGTGGTCCACATGCTGGAGCACTTCACCTTCCGCAACCACATCTGCATGACCTTTGAACTCCTCAGCATGAACCTGTACGAGCTGATCAAGCGCAACAAGTTCCAGGGCTTCAGCCTGCCGCTGGTGCGCAAGTTCGCCCACTCCATCCTGCAGTGCCTGGAGGCCCTGCACCGCAACAAGATCATCCACTGCGACCTGAAGCCCGAGAACATCCTGCTCAAGCAGCAGGGCCGCAGCGGCATCAAGGTCATCGACTTCGGCTCCAGCTGCTTCGACCACCAGCGCGTCTACACCTACATCCAGTCGCGCTTCTACCGTGCGCCCGAGGTCATCCTGGGCTCGCGCTACGGCATGCCCATCGACATGTGGAGCTTCGGCTGCATCCTGGCCGAGCTGCTGACCGGCTACCCGCTGTTCCCCGGCGAGGACGAGGGCGACCAGCTGGCCTGCATGATGGAGATCCTGGGCATGCCGCCGCCCAAGCTCCTGGAGCAGTCCAAGCGCGCCAAGAACTTCATCAACTCCAAGGGCCACCCGCGTTACTGCTCGGCCAGCACGCTGGCCAGTGGCGCCGTGGTGCTCAACGGGACGCGCTCGCGCCGCGGCAAGATGCGAGGGCCGCCCGGCAGCAAGGAGTGGGCGGCGGCGCTCAAGGGCTGCGACGACCCGACGTTCATCGACTTCCTGAAGAAGTGTCTGGACTGGGACCCGGCCACGCGCATGACGCCAATGCAGGCCATGCGCCACCCCTGGCTCTACAAGCGGCTGCCCAAGCCCGTGCCCACAGCCGGCGTGGGCGAGAAGCCGCTGGTGCCCAAGCGGGTGACGGAGCACAGCACGTCCTTCCCCAGCATCATGGCCAAGGTGCCCCCGGCCATCGCGCCCGCCAACAACAAACTGCGGACCAACATGATGGGCGACTCGGGCGGGAGCATACCTCTACGCACTGTGCTTCCCAAACTCGTCTCGTAG
- the dyrk3 gene encoding dual specificity tyrosine-phosphorylation-regulated kinase 3 isoform X1, whose protein sequence is MMILSRKPDGPITAARHGDGLYDSYMRTDHILNEDADINGHSPAGLPPLPKHSTVNKPMMKDHHGVRTAQMKVKYLYEDAYNRKLNGLAQCNGTTGVTVGNGVPVAVKSQPALSKERSVDSNGSGKSSDTTTTSSSAATTAAATKAAVKPPAGSLTPEQALKQYRQQLTPLEQQEIHSYADVYFLGPNAKKIQAVAGGSNNSGYDDDQGGYIHVPHDHLAYRYEFLKVIGKGSFGQVAKVYDHKLHQHLALKMVRNEKRFHRQAAEEIRILEHLRKQDKTGGLNVVHMLEHFTFRNHICMTFELLSMNLYELIKRNKFQGFSLPLVRKFAHSILQCLEALHRNKIIHCDLKPENILLKQQGRSGIKVIDFGSSCFDHQRVYTYIQSRFYRAPEVILGSRYGMPIDMWSFGCILAELLTGYPLFPGEDEGDQLACMMEILGMPPPKLLEQSKRAKNFINSKGHPRYCSASTLASGAVVLNGTRSRRGKMRGPPGSKEWAAALKGCDDPTFIDFLKKCLDWDPATRMTPMQAMRHPWLYKRLPKPVPTAGVGEKPLVPKRVTEHSTSFPSIMAKVPPAIAPANNKLRTNMMGDSGGSIPLRTVLPKLVS, encoded by the exons ATGATGATATTAAGCAGAAAGCCAGACGGTCCCATCACGGCAG CGAGACATGGGGACGGCCTCTATGACTCTTACATGCGCACGGACCACATCCTGAACGAGGACGCCGACATCAACGGACACAGCCCCGCCGGACTCCCTCCGCTCCCCAAACACTcc ACTGTGAATAAGCCGATGATGAAGGATCACCATGGGGTTCGCACTGCTCAGATGAAGGTGAAGTACCTCTACGAGGACGCGTACAACCGCAAGCTGAACGGCCTCGCCCAGTGCAACGGCACCACCGGCGTCACCGTGGGTAACGGGGTTCCGGTGGCGGTGAAGAGCCAGCCGGCGCTCTCCAAGGAGCGCAGCGTGGACAGCAACGGCTCCGGCAAGTCCAgcgacaccaccaccacctcctcgtccgccgccaccaccgccgccgccaCCAAGGCCGCGGTCAAGCCGCCGGCGGGGTCACTGACCCCCGAGCAGGCGCTGAAGCAGTACCGGCAGCAGCTCACGCCCCTAGAGCAGCAGGAGATCCACTCCTACGCCGACGTCTACTTCCTGGGGCCCAACGCCAAGAAGATCCAGGCCGTGGCCGGCGGCTCCAACAACAGCGGCTACGACGACGACCAGGGGGGCTACATCCACGTGCCTCACGACCACCTGGCCTACCGCTACGAGTTCCTCAAGGTCATCGGCAAGGGCAGCTTCGGCCAGGTGGCCAAGGTGTACGACCACAAGCTGCACCAGCACCTGGCGCTGAAGATGGTGCGCAACGAGAAGCGCTTCCACCGGCAGGCGGCCGAGGAGATCCGCATCCTGGAGCACCTGCGCAAGCAGGACAAGACGGGCGGCCTCAACGTGGTCCACATGCTGGAGCACTTCACCTTCCGCAACCACATCTGCATGACCTTTGAACTCCTCAGCATGAACCTGTACGAGCTGATCAAGCGCAACAAGTTCCAGGGCTTCAGCCTGCCGCTGGTGCGCAAGTTCGCCCACTCCATCCTGCAGTGCCTGGAGGCCCTGCACCGCAACAAGATCATCCACTGCGACCTGAAGCCCGAGAACATCCTGCTCAAGCAGCAGGGCCGCAGCGGCATCAAGGTCATCGACTTCGGCTCCAGCTGCTTCGACCACCAGCGCGTCTACACCTACATCCAGTCGCGCTTCTACCGTGCGCCCGAGGTCATCCTGGGCTCGCGCTACGGCATGCCCATCGACATGTGGAGCTTCGGCTGCATCCTGGCCGAGCTGCTGACCGGCTACCCGCTGTTCCCCGGCGAGGACGAGGGCGACCAGCTGGCCTGCATGATGGAGATCCTGGGCATGCCGCCGCCCAAGCTCCTGGAGCAGTCCAAGCGCGCCAAGAACTTCATCAACTCCAAGGGCCACCCGCGTTACTGCTCGGCCAGCACGCTGGCCAGTGGCGCCGTGGTGCTCAACGGGACGCGCTCGCGCCGCGGCAAGATGCGAGGGCCGCCCGGCAGCAAGGAGTGGGCGGCGGCGCTCAAGGGCTGCGACGACCCGACGTTCATCGACTTCCTGAAGAAGTGTCTGGACTGGGACCCGGCCACGCGCATGACGCCAATGCAGGCCATGCGCCACCCCTGGCTCTACAAGCGGCTGCCCAAGCCCGTGCCCACAGCCGGCGTGGGCGAGAAGCCGCTGGTGCCCAAGCGGGTGACGGAGCACAGCACGTCCTTCCCCAGCATCATGGCCAAGGTGCCCCCGGCCATCGCGCCCGCCAACAACAAACTGCGGACCAACATGATGGGCGACTCGGGCGGGAGCATACCTCTACGCACTGTGCTTCCCAAACTCGTCTCGTAG